Proteins from a single region of Macrobrachium nipponense isolate FS-2020 chromosome 11, ASM1510439v2, whole genome shotgun sequence:
- the LOC135209005 gene encoding uncharacterized protein LOC135209005: MGENENKADRLAMSAVLKLVPKFDEENVTTYFMCFEKLKERVGYPKEMWTLYLQSVLSGRALTVYSCMSKEECDDYDIVKESILSTYRLVLEAYRKKFKSLRKDENITYVEYGKKLERLFYDWLTSAKVEDFDDLKNLVLLENFKDSVSPKIKLYIEDRRKVSFAGATRLADEYSVTHNLSVSKKRNDPSFGRVQSSKGFSSSNSNSSYWQVPLSERARKISAFITPFGSFEPKVMAFGLKNAASTFQRLMNKVLNGINNCVVYLDDLVIFSETWKDHVPVLMMVLESAGVLWNATRSVKSSENSTKYDAIHRRDSSTTFWSSWESVTFMLHPPSAPPPCHRINAIDEVEEISKRVTDQIISFLEAVTASRVFFTVLIILSACPTDE; this comes from the exons ATGGGCGAGAACGAAAACAAAGCTGATAGGTTAgctatgagtgcagtgttgaaattagtaccaaagtttgatgaggaaaatgttacaacatatttcatgtgttttgagaagttaaaggAAAGAGTAGGTtatcctaaagaaatgtggactttatatttacagtcagttttgagtggtagggcgcttactgtgtatagttgcatgtctaaggaggaatgtgatgattatgacaTTGTGAAAGAATCCATTCTTAGCACGTACAGGCTAGTACTGGAGGCGTATCGTAAGAAATttaaaagtttgagaaaggatgaaaatattacttatgtagaatacggtaagaagttagagaggctgttttatgattggttaacttccgctaaagttgaggattttgatgatttgaagaacttagtgttgttagaaaacttcaaggataGCGTATCCCCTAAGATTAAGCTTTACATAGAAGATAGGCgaaaagtatcttttgcaggagcaactaggttagctgatgAATATAGtgtaactcataatttgagtgttagtaagaaacgaaatgatccctCATTTGGTAGAGttcaaagcagtaaaggtttcagttctagtaatagcaattcaa gttattggcaagtacctttaagtgaacgagcccggaaAATTTCCGCCTTTATAACACCATTTGGTAGTTttgagcccaaagttatggcttttggcttgaagaatgcagccagtaccttccaaaggttaatgaataaagttttaaatggcatcaacaactgtgtcgtgtacttagatgatcttgtgatattttcagagacttggaAGGACCAT gtgcctgttctcatgatggttctagaatcggcaggagttttgtggaacgcAACACGGTCTGTCAAGTCGTCAGAAAATTCaacgaaatatgatgcaatacatCGTCGTGATTCTTCTACGACATTCTGGTcatcttgggagtctgtgacatTCATGCTCCATCCCCCGTCGGCCCCGCCCCCATGTCACCGTATAAATGCGATTGACGAAGTAGAAGAGATCAGTaaaagagtcacagatcagatcatca GTTTTCTCGAAGCAGTGACAGCTTCTAGAGTATTCTTCACAGTTCTGATCATCCTCTCAGCTTGTCCGACTGACGAATGA